From Danio rerio strain Tuebingen ecotype United States chromosome 7, GRCz12tu, whole genome shotgun sequence, the proteins below share one genomic window:
- the esyt2b gene encoding extended synaptotagmin-2 isoform X7: MGFFLHFSSLHGVLRVILEPLLGNMPLVGAFSLFFLKKPLLDINWTGLTNILDIPGLNGFSDQMIQDIISAYMVLPNRITVPLIGEVELAQLRFPMPKGVLRIYFIEAQNLEVKDTYLGGLIKGKSDPYGMLLVSNQLFRSKTIKECLHPKWNEVYEALVYEPSGQHLEIELFDEDPDKDDFLGSLMIDLTELHKEQKVDEWFDLEEVTTGKLHLRLEWLSLYSSAEKLDQVQKSIRTNDNLSSALLIVNLDSASNLPTNPFVFNPDGPKPPYKGLKSGKKVSIDPNPFVKLTVGQKTCTSKVRYKTSEPLWEETFPFLINNPQTQELEIEVKDSKHKCSLGSLQVSLASLLNEVDMTLNQQFPLQSSGPNSTLKLKMALRILSLEKEVTSSHPSSVRVRITSQSNTCVPPKPQATSSPTDIQPSQNPPCTPPPDTPQGKRGSDGSPVRLADAGRSLSSLGIGSSHKRQSHRDSTPSLASDISLPCATLELQQRLQQLQNGSGLNLYPLGEVQLTVRHSSQRNKLIVVVHACRNLIALNKDGSDPYIRLYLLPDKSRSGRRKTSTLKKTLNPIYDQSFEFSVSMVELHRRTLDIAVKNGGGLLSKNKLLLGKTLVDLGSEDISKGWTHWYHLTEDGAKKLMQT; the protein is encoded by the exons CTACATGGAGTTCTGCGGGTGATTCTTGAGCCACTTTTGGGGAATATGCCGCTGGTTGGTGCCTTTTCCCTCTTCTTCCTCAAGAAGCCA CTGTTGGACATAAACTGGACAGGCCTCACAAACATATTGGACATTCCAGGTCTTAA TGGCTTTTCAGATCAAATGATCCAAGATATTATCAGCGCTTACATGGTGTTGCCTAACAGGATCACAGTGCCGTTGATAGGTGAGGTTGAGCTGGCACAGCTTCGCTTCCCCATGCCAAAG GGAGTGCTgaggatttattttattgaagCTCAGAATCTGGAAGTAAAGGACACGTATCTTGGCGGACTAATCAAAGGCAAGTCTGACCCATATGGTATGCTGCTGGTCAGCAACCAACTTTTCAGAAGTAAGACAATCAAAGAGTGTCTGCACCCCAAGTGGAACGAGGTGTATGAG GCACTAGTATATGAACCTTCAGGACAACATCTGGAAATTGAGCTCTTTGATGAAGACCCAGATAAAGATGATTTCTTGGGAAG TCTAATGATTGACTTGACTGAGCTTCATAAAGAACAGAAGGTTGATGAG TGGTTTGATTTGGAAGAAGTTACTACAGGCAAACTTCACCTGAGACTAGAGTGGCTGTCACTGTACTCGAGTGCTGAAAAACTAGATCAA GTACAGAAGAGCATAAGGACTAATGACAATCTCTCTTCCGCTCTGCTTATTGTTAACCTGGATTCAGCCAGTAATTTGCCA ACCAATCCTTTTGTATTTAACCCTGATGGCCCCAAACCTCCTTATAAAGGCCTGAAG TCTGGTAAGAAAGTGAGCATAGATCCAAATCCTTTTGTCAAACTGACTGTAGGACAGAAGACGTGCACAAGCAAG GTGAGGTATAAAACCAGTGAGCCACTGTGGGAAGAGACTTTCCCCTTCCTTATCAACAACCCCCAGACTCAGGAACTGGAAATTGAG GTGAAGGATAGTAAGCACAAGTGCTCTCTGGGTAGTCTACAAGTGTCTCTTGCATCTCTCCTGAATGAGGTGGACATGACTCTGAATCAGCAGTTTCCTCTGCAGAGCTCCGGCCCCAACAGCACCCTCAAACTCAAAATGGCTCTCAGG ATCCTGTCGTTGGAAAAGGAGGTCACATCCAGCCACCCGTCATCTGTCCGAGTGAGAATCACTAGTCAGAGTAACACTTGTGTGCCTCCAAAACCTCAAGCTACCAGCAGCCCTACAGACATCCAGCCGTCCCAGAACCCACCCTGTACCCCTCCACCGGACACGCCTCAGGGGAAAAGAGGGTCTGATGGCTCCCCGGTGCGGTTAGCAGATGCTGGTCGCAGTCTGTCCAGTCTTGGGATAGGCAGCTCGCACAAGCGTCAGTCTCATCGAGACTCTACGCCTAGTCTGGCCTCCGACATTTCTCTACCCTGCGCCACACTGGAGCTCCAGCAGAGGTTACAGCAGCTGCAAAA TGGCTCTGGGCTGAACCTGTATCCGCTTGGAGAAGTCCAGCTCACTGTCCGACACAGCTCGCAGAGGAATAAACTTATCGTAGTGGTTCATGCCTGCAG AAACCTCATAGCATTGAACAAAGATGGCTCAGACCCATACATCCGCCTCTACCTGTTACCAGACAAGAGCCGCAGTGGCCGCAGAAAAACCAGCACACTCAAGAAAACGCTCAACCCCATCTATGATCAGTC CTTTGAGTTCAGTGTGTCAATGGTGGAGCTGCACAGGCGGACTCTAGACATCGCTGTCAAGAACGGAGGAGGACTGCTGTCTAAAAACAAGCTACTGCTGGGCAag acACTTGTGGACTTGGGAAGTGAAGACATTTCTAAAGGATGGACTCATTG GTATCATCTGACAGAGGATGGCGCAAAGAAACTAATGCAGACGTAG
- the esyt2b gene encoding extended synaptotagmin-2 isoform X8, with protein MGFFLHFSSLHGVLRVILEPLLGNMPLVGAFSLFFLKKPLLDINWTGLTNILDIPGLNGFSDQMIQDIISAYMVLPNRITVPLIGEVELAQLRFPMPKGVLRIYFIEAQNLEVKDTYLGGLIKGKSDPYGMLLVSNQLFRSKTIKECLHPKWNEVYEALVYEPSGQHLEIELFDEDPDKDDFLGSLMIDLTELHKEQKVDEWFDLEEVTTGKLHLRLEWLSLYSSAEKLDQVQKSIRTNDNLSSALLIVNLDSASNLPSGKKVSIDPNPFVKLTVGQKTCTSKVRYKTSEPLWEETFPFLINNPQTQELEIEVKDSKHKCSLGSLQVSLASLLNEVDMTLNQQFPLQSSGPNSTLKLKMALRILSLEKEVTSSHPSSVRVRITSQSNTCVPPKPQATSSPTDIQPSQNPPCTPPPDTPQGKRGSDGSPVRLADAGRSLSSLGIGSSHKRQSHRDSTPSLASDISLPCATLELQQRLQQLQNGSGLNLYPLGEVQLTVRHSSQRNKLIVVVHACRNLIALNKDGSDPYIRLYLLPDKSRSGRRKTSTLKKTLNPIYDQSFEFSVSMVELHRRTLDIAVKNGGGLLSKNKLLLGKTLVDLGSEDISKGWTHWYHLTEDGAKKLMQT; from the exons CTACATGGAGTTCTGCGGGTGATTCTTGAGCCACTTTTGGGGAATATGCCGCTGGTTGGTGCCTTTTCCCTCTTCTTCCTCAAGAAGCCA CTGTTGGACATAAACTGGACAGGCCTCACAAACATATTGGACATTCCAGGTCTTAA TGGCTTTTCAGATCAAATGATCCAAGATATTATCAGCGCTTACATGGTGTTGCCTAACAGGATCACAGTGCCGTTGATAGGTGAGGTTGAGCTGGCACAGCTTCGCTTCCCCATGCCAAAG GGAGTGCTgaggatttattttattgaagCTCAGAATCTGGAAGTAAAGGACACGTATCTTGGCGGACTAATCAAAGGCAAGTCTGACCCATATGGTATGCTGCTGGTCAGCAACCAACTTTTCAGAAGTAAGACAATCAAAGAGTGTCTGCACCCCAAGTGGAACGAGGTGTATGAG GCACTAGTATATGAACCTTCAGGACAACATCTGGAAATTGAGCTCTTTGATGAAGACCCAGATAAAGATGATTTCTTGGGAAG TCTAATGATTGACTTGACTGAGCTTCATAAAGAACAGAAGGTTGATGAG TGGTTTGATTTGGAAGAAGTTACTACAGGCAAACTTCACCTGAGACTAGAGTGGCTGTCACTGTACTCGAGTGCTGAAAAACTAGATCAA GTACAGAAGAGCATAAGGACTAATGACAATCTCTCTTCCGCTCTGCTTATTGTTAACCTGGATTCAGCCAGTAATTTGCCA TCTGGTAAGAAAGTGAGCATAGATCCAAATCCTTTTGTCAAACTGACTGTAGGACAGAAGACGTGCACAAGCAAG GTGAGGTATAAAACCAGTGAGCCACTGTGGGAAGAGACTTTCCCCTTCCTTATCAACAACCCCCAGACTCAGGAACTGGAAATTGAG GTGAAGGATAGTAAGCACAAGTGCTCTCTGGGTAGTCTACAAGTGTCTCTTGCATCTCTCCTGAATGAGGTGGACATGACTCTGAATCAGCAGTTTCCTCTGCAGAGCTCCGGCCCCAACAGCACCCTCAAACTCAAAATGGCTCTCAGG ATCCTGTCGTTGGAAAAGGAGGTCACATCCAGCCACCCGTCATCTGTCCGAGTGAGAATCACTAGTCAGAGTAACACTTGTGTGCCTCCAAAACCTCAAGCTACCAGCAGCCCTACAGACATCCAGCCGTCCCAGAACCCACCCTGTACCCCTCCACCGGACACGCCTCAGGGGAAAAGAGGGTCTGATGGCTCCCCGGTGCGGTTAGCAGATGCTGGTCGCAGTCTGTCCAGTCTTGGGATAGGCAGCTCGCACAAGCGTCAGTCTCATCGAGACTCTACGCCTAGTCTGGCCTCCGACATTTCTCTACCCTGCGCCACACTGGAGCTCCAGCAGAGGTTACAGCAGCTGCAAAA TGGCTCTGGGCTGAACCTGTATCCGCTTGGAGAAGTCCAGCTCACTGTCCGACACAGCTCGCAGAGGAATAAACTTATCGTAGTGGTTCATGCCTGCAG AAACCTCATAGCATTGAACAAAGATGGCTCAGACCCATACATCCGCCTCTACCTGTTACCAGACAAGAGCCGCAGTGGCCGCAGAAAAACCAGCACACTCAAGAAAACGCTCAACCCCATCTATGATCAGTC CTTTGAGTTCAGTGTGTCAATGGTGGAGCTGCACAGGCGGACTCTAGACATCGCTGTCAAGAACGGAGGAGGACTGCTGTCTAAAAACAAGCTACTGCTGGGCAag acACTTGTGGACTTGGGAAGTGAAGACATTTCTAAAGGATGGACTCATTG GTATCATCTGACAGAGGATGGCGCAAAGAAACTAATGCAGACGTAG
- the esyt2b gene encoding extended synaptotagmin-2 isoform X9: MIQDIISAYMVLPNRITVPLIGEVELAQLRFPMPKGVLRIYFIEAQNLEVKDTYLGGLIKGKSDPYGMLLVSNQLFRSKTIKECLHPKWNEVYEALVYEPSGQHLEIELFDEDPDKDDFLGSLMIDLTELHKEQKVDEWFDLEEVTTGKLHLRLEWLSLYSSAEKLDQVQKSIRTNDNLSSALLIVNLDSASNLPSVFEGSFGCGNLKERRASGLVFCENADSLCRELFSGKKVSIDPNPFVKLTVGQKTCTSKVRYKTSEPLWEETFPFLINNPQTQELEIEVKDSKHKCSLGSLQVSLASLLNEVDMTLNQQFPLQSSGPNSTLKLKMALRILSLEKEVTSSHPSSVRVRITSQSNTCVPPKPQATSSPTDIQPSQNPPCTPPPDTPQGKRGSDGSPVRLADAGRSLSSLGIGSSHKRQSHRDSTPSLASDISLPCATLELQQRLQQLQNGSGLNLYPLGEVQLTVRHSSQRNKLIVVVHACRNLIALNKDGSDPYIRLYLLPDKSRSGRRKTSTLKKTLNPIYDQSFEFSVSMVELHRRTLDIAVKNGGGLLSKNKLLLGKTLVDLGSEDISKGWTHWYHLTEDGAKKLMQT; encoded by the exons ATGATCCAAGATATTATCAGCGCTTACATGGTGTTGCCTAACAGGATCACAGTGCCGTTGATAGGTGAGGTTGAGCTGGCACAGCTTCGCTTCCCCATGCCAAAG GGAGTGCTgaggatttattttattgaagCTCAGAATCTGGAAGTAAAGGACACGTATCTTGGCGGACTAATCAAAGGCAAGTCTGACCCATATGGTATGCTGCTGGTCAGCAACCAACTTTTCAGAAGTAAGACAATCAAAGAGTGTCTGCACCCCAAGTGGAACGAGGTGTATGAG GCACTAGTATATGAACCTTCAGGACAACATCTGGAAATTGAGCTCTTTGATGAAGACCCAGATAAAGATGATTTCTTGGGAAG TCTAATGATTGACTTGACTGAGCTTCATAAAGAACAGAAGGTTGATGAG TGGTTTGATTTGGAAGAAGTTACTACAGGCAAACTTCACCTGAGACTAGAGTGGCTGTCACTGTACTCGAGTGCTGAAAAACTAGATCAA GTACAGAAGAGCATAAGGACTAATGACAATCTCTCTTCCGCTCTGCTTATTGTTAACCTGGATTCAGCCAGTAATTTGCCA AGTGTCTTTGAGGGCAGTTTTGGCTGTGGAAACCTAAAGGAAAGGAGAGCGTCTGGTCTAGTCTTTTGTGAGAACGCTGACTCTCTCTGTAGAGAGTTATTT TCTGGTAAGAAAGTGAGCATAGATCCAAATCCTTTTGTCAAACTGACTGTAGGACAGAAGACGTGCACAAGCAAG GTGAGGTATAAAACCAGTGAGCCACTGTGGGAAGAGACTTTCCCCTTCCTTATCAACAACCCCCAGACTCAGGAACTGGAAATTGAG GTGAAGGATAGTAAGCACAAGTGCTCTCTGGGTAGTCTACAAGTGTCTCTTGCATCTCTCCTGAATGAGGTGGACATGACTCTGAATCAGCAGTTTCCTCTGCAGAGCTCCGGCCCCAACAGCACCCTCAAACTCAAAATGGCTCTCAGG ATCCTGTCGTTGGAAAAGGAGGTCACATCCAGCCACCCGTCATCTGTCCGAGTGAGAATCACTAGTCAGAGTAACACTTGTGTGCCTCCAAAACCTCAAGCTACCAGCAGCCCTACAGACATCCAGCCGTCCCAGAACCCACCCTGTACCCCTCCACCGGACACGCCTCAGGGGAAAAGAGGGTCTGATGGCTCCCCGGTGCGGTTAGCAGATGCTGGTCGCAGTCTGTCCAGTCTTGGGATAGGCAGCTCGCACAAGCGTCAGTCTCATCGAGACTCTACGCCTAGTCTGGCCTCCGACATTTCTCTACCCTGCGCCACACTGGAGCTCCAGCAGAGGTTACAGCAGCTGCAAAA TGGCTCTGGGCTGAACCTGTATCCGCTTGGAGAAGTCCAGCTCACTGTCCGACACAGCTCGCAGAGGAATAAACTTATCGTAGTGGTTCATGCCTGCAG AAACCTCATAGCATTGAACAAAGATGGCTCAGACCCATACATCCGCCTCTACCTGTTACCAGACAAGAGCCGCAGTGGCCGCAGAAAAACCAGCACACTCAAGAAAACGCTCAACCCCATCTATGATCAGTC CTTTGAGTTCAGTGTGTCAATGGTGGAGCTGCACAGGCGGACTCTAGACATCGCTGTCAAGAACGGAGGAGGACTGCTGTCTAAAAACAAGCTACTGCTGGGCAag acACTTGTGGACTTGGGAAGTGAAGACATTTCTAAAGGATGGACTCATTG GTATCATCTGACAGAGGATGGCGCAAAGAAACTAATGCAGACGTAG
- the esyt2b gene encoding extended synaptotagmin-2 isoform X11, with the protein MIQDIISAYMVLPNRITVPLIGEVELAQLRFPMPKGVLRIYFIEAQNLEVKDTYLGGLIKGKSDPYGMLLVSNQLFRSKTIKECLHPKWNEVYEALVYEPSGQHLEIELFDEDPDKDDFLGSLMIDLTELHKEQKVDEWFDLEEVTTGKLHLRLEWLSLYSSAEKLDQVQKSIRTNDNLSSALLIVNLDSASNLPSGKKVSIDPNPFVKLTVGQKTCTSKVRYKTSEPLWEETFPFLINNPQTQELEIEVKDSKHKCSLGSLQVSLASLLNEVDMTLNQQFPLQSSGPNSTLKLKMALRILSLEKEVTSSHPSSVRVRITSQSNTCVPPKPQATSSPTDIQPSQNPPCTPPPDTPQGKRGSDGSPVRLADAGRSLSSLGIGSSHKRQSHRDSTPSLASDISLPCATLELQQRLQQLQNGSGLNLYPLGEVQLTVRHSSQRNKLIVVVHACRNLIALNKDGSDPYIRLYLLPDKSRSGRRKTSTLKKTLNPIYDQSFEFSVSMVELHRRTLDIAVKNGGGLLSKNKLLLGKTLVDLGSEDISKGWTHWYHLTEDGAKKLMQT; encoded by the exons ATGATCCAAGATATTATCAGCGCTTACATGGTGTTGCCTAACAGGATCACAGTGCCGTTGATAGGTGAGGTTGAGCTGGCACAGCTTCGCTTCCCCATGCCAAAG GGAGTGCTgaggatttattttattgaagCTCAGAATCTGGAAGTAAAGGACACGTATCTTGGCGGACTAATCAAAGGCAAGTCTGACCCATATGGTATGCTGCTGGTCAGCAACCAACTTTTCAGAAGTAAGACAATCAAAGAGTGTCTGCACCCCAAGTGGAACGAGGTGTATGAG GCACTAGTATATGAACCTTCAGGACAACATCTGGAAATTGAGCTCTTTGATGAAGACCCAGATAAAGATGATTTCTTGGGAAG TCTAATGATTGACTTGACTGAGCTTCATAAAGAACAGAAGGTTGATGAG TGGTTTGATTTGGAAGAAGTTACTACAGGCAAACTTCACCTGAGACTAGAGTGGCTGTCACTGTACTCGAGTGCTGAAAAACTAGATCAA GTACAGAAGAGCATAAGGACTAATGACAATCTCTCTTCCGCTCTGCTTATTGTTAACCTGGATTCAGCCAGTAATTTGCCA TCTGGTAAGAAAGTGAGCATAGATCCAAATCCTTTTGTCAAACTGACTGTAGGACAGAAGACGTGCACAAGCAAG GTGAGGTATAAAACCAGTGAGCCACTGTGGGAAGAGACTTTCCCCTTCCTTATCAACAACCCCCAGACTCAGGAACTGGAAATTGAG GTGAAGGATAGTAAGCACAAGTGCTCTCTGGGTAGTCTACAAGTGTCTCTTGCATCTCTCCTGAATGAGGTGGACATGACTCTGAATCAGCAGTTTCCTCTGCAGAGCTCCGGCCCCAACAGCACCCTCAAACTCAAAATGGCTCTCAGG ATCCTGTCGTTGGAAAAGGAGGTCACATCCAGCCACCCGTCATCTGTCCGAGTGAGAATCACTAGTCAGAGTAACACTTGTGTGCCTCCAAAACCTCAAGCTACCAGCAGCCCTACAGACATCCAGCCGTCCCAGAACCCACCCTGTACCCCTCCACCGGACACGCCTCAGGGGAAAAGAGGGTCTGATGGCTCCCCGGTGCGGTTAGCAGATGCTGGTCGCAGTCTGTCCAGTCTTGGGATAGGCAGCTCGCACAAGCGTCAGTCTCATCGAGACTCTACGCCTAGTCTGGCCTCCGACATTTCTCTACCCTGCGCCACACTGGAGCTCCAGCAGAGGTTACAGCAGCTGCAAAA TGGCTCTGGGCTGAACCTGTATCCGCTTGGAGAAGTCCAGCTCACTGTCCGACACAGCTCGCAGAGGAATAAACTTATCGTAGTGGTTCATGCCTGCAG AAACCTCATAGCATTGAACAAAGATGGCTCAGACCCATACATCCGCCTCTACCTGTTACCAGACAAGAGCCGCAGTGGCCGCAGAAAAACCAGCACACTCAAGAAAACGCTCAACCCCATCTATGATCAGTC CTTTGAGTTCAGTGTGTCAATGGTGGAGCTGCACAGGCGGACTCTAGACATCGCTGTCAAGAACGGAGGAGGACTGCTGTCTAAAAACAAGCTACTGCTGGGCAag acACTTGTGGACTTGGGAAGTGAAGACATTTCTAAAGGATGGACTCATTG GTATCATCTGACAGAGGATGGCGCAAAGAAACTAATGCAGACGTAG
- the esyt2b gene encoding extended synaptotagmin-2 isoform X10, giving the protein MIQDIISAYMVLPNRITVPLIGEVELAQLRFPMPKGVLRIYFIEAQNLEVKDTYLGGLIKGKSDPYGMLLVSNQLFRSKTIKECLHPKWNEVYEALVYEPSGQHLEIELFDEDPDKDDFLGSLMIDLTELHKEQKVDEWFDLEEVTTGKLHLRLEWLSLYSSAEKLDQVQKSIRTNDNLSSALLIVNLDSASNLPTNPFVFNPDGPKPPYKGLKSGKKVSIDPNPFVKLTVGQKTCTSKVRYKTSEPLWEETFPFLINNPQTQELEIEVKDSKHKCSLGSLQVSLASLLNEVDMTLNQQFPLQSSGPNSTLKLKMALRILSLEKEVTSSHPSSVRVRITSQSNTCVPPKPQATSSPTDIQPSQNPPCTPPPDTPQGKRGSDGSPVRLADAGRSLSSLGIGSSHKRQSHRDSTPSLASDISLPCATLELQQRLQQLQNGSGLNLYPLGEVQLTVRHSSQRNKLIVVVHACRNLIALNKDGSDPYIRLYLLPDKSRSGRRKTSTLKKTLNPIYDQSFEFSVSMVELHRRTLDIAVKNGGGLLSKNKLLLGKTLVDLGSEDISKGWTHWYHLTEDGAKKLMQT; this is encoded by the exons ATGATCCAAGATATTATCAGCGCTTACATGGTGTTGCCTAACAGGATCACAGTGCCGTTGATAGGTGAGGTTGAGCTGGCACAGCTTCGCTTCCCCATGCCAAAG GGAGTGCTgaggatttattttattgaagCTCAGAATCTGGAAGTAAAGGACACGTATCTTGGCGGACTAATCAAAGGCAAGTCTGACCCATATGGTATGCTGCTGGTCAGCAACCAACTTTTCAGAAGTAAGACAATCAAAGAGTGTCTGCACCCCAAGTGGAACGAGGTGTATGAG GCACTAGTATATGAACCTTCAGGACAACATCTGGAAATTGAGCTCTTTGATGAAGACCCAGATAAAGATGATTTCTTGGGAAG TCTAATGATTGACTTGACTGAGCTTCATAAAGAACAGAAGGTTGATGAG TGGTTTGATTTGGAAGAAGTTACTACAGGCAAACTTCACCTGAGACTAGAGTGGCTGTCACTGTACTCGAGTGCTGAAAAACTAGATCAA GTACAGAAGAGCATAAGGACTAATGACAATCTCTCTTCCGCTCTGCTTATTGTTAACCTGGATTCAGCCAGTAATTTGCCA ACCAATCCTTTTGTATTTAACCCTGATGGCCCCAAACCTCCTTATAAAGGCCTGAAG TCTGGTAAGAAAGTGAGCATAGATCCAAATCCTTTTGTCAAACTGACTGTAGGACAGAAGACGTGCACAAGCAAG GTGAGGTATAAAACCAGTGAGCCACTGTGGGAAGAGACTTTCCCCTTCCTTATCAACAACCCCCAGACTCAGGAACTGGAAATTGAG GTGAAGGATAGTAAGCACAAGTGCTCTCTGGGTAGTCTACAAGTGTCTCTTGCATCTCTCCTGAATGAGGTGGACATGACTCTGAATCAGCAGTTTCCTCTGCAGAGCTCCGGCCCCAACAGCACCCTCAAACTCAAAATGGCTCTCAGG ATCCTGTCGTTGGAAAAGGAGGTCACATCCAGCCACCCGTCATCTGTCCGAGTGAGAATCACTAGTCAGAGTAACACTTGTGTGCCTCCAAAACCTCAAGCTACCAGCAGCCCTACAGACATCCAGCCGTCCCAGAACCCACCCTGTACCCCTCCACCGGACACGCCTCAGGGGAAAAGAGGGTCTGATGGCTCCCCGGTGCGGTTAGCAGATGCTGGTCGCAGTCTGTCCAGTCTTGGGATAGGCAGCTCGCACAAGCGTCAGTCTCATCGAGACTCTACGCCTAGTCTGGCCTCCGACATTTCTCTACCCTGCGCCACACTGGAGCTCCAGCAGAGGTTACAGCAGCTGCAAAA TGGCTCTGGGCTGAACCTGTATCCGCTTGGAGAAGTCCAGCTCACTGTCCGACACAGCTCGCAGAGGAATAAACTTATCGTAGTGGTTCATGCCTGCAG AAACCTCATAGCATTGAACAAAGATGGCTCAGACCCATACATCCGCCTCTACCTGTTACCAGACAAGAGCCGCAGTGGCCGCAGAAAAACCAGCACACTCAAGAAAACGCTCAACCCCATCTATGATCAGTC CTTTGAGTTCAGTGTGTCAATGGTGGAGCTGCACAGGCGGACTCTAGACATCGCTGTCAAGAACGGAGGAGGACTGCTGTCTAAAAACAAGCTACTGCTGGGCAag acACTTGTGGACTTGGGAAGTGAAGACATTTCTAAAGGATGGACTCATTG GTATCATCTGACAGAGGATGGCGCAAAGAAACTAATGCAGACGTAG